Part of the Mycolicibacterium mageritense genome is shown below.
GGAGTGTTCATGCGAATCGCCCTGTTCGCGACCTGCCTGGCGGATGCCCTCTTCCCGCCTGCCGCAATCGCCACCGTCGAGCTCCTCGAACGGCTCGGCCATGAGGTCACCTTTCCGCAAGGTCAAACATGTTGCGGCCAAATGCACATCAACACCGGCTACCTCAAGGAGGCCGTCGCCGTCGTCCGCAACCACGTCGAGGCGTTCGAGAGCGCGAACTGCGACGCCGTGGTGGCCCCGTCGGGATCGTGTGTGGGCTCGGTGCGCCACCAGCACGCCATGGTCGCGCGGCGCGCGGGCGACCAGGAGCTGGCGACGCGCGCCGAGGCGGTCGCGGCACGGACGTACGAGCTGTCCGAGTTCCTGATCGACGTGCTCGGCGTGGACGACGTCGGCGCCTACTATCCGCACCGCGTCACCTACCACCCGACCTGCCATTCGCTGCGGATGCTCGGCGTGGGCGACAAGCCCCTGCGCCTGCTGCGCAACGTGCGCGGACTCACGCTCGTGGAACTGCCTGCCGCGCAATCCTGC
Proteins encoded:
- a CDS encoding (Fe-S)-binding protein, which codes for MRIALFATCLADALFPPAAIATVELLERLGHEVTFPQGQTCCGQMHINTGYLKEAVAVVRNHVEAFESANCDAVVAPSGSCVGSVRHQHAMVARRAGDQELATRAEAVAARTYELSEFLIDVLGVDDVGAYYPHRVTYHPTCHSLRMLGVGDKPLRLLRNVRGLTLVELPAAQSCCGFGGTFAIKNSDTSTAMLADKMAHILDTGAEVCSAGDSSCLMHIGGGLSRLRSGVRTVHLAEILASAS